From Lycorma delicatula isolate Av1 chromosome 13, ASM4794821v1, whole genome shotgun sequence, a single genomic window includes:
- the LOC142333670 gene encoding uncharacterized protein LOC142333670, with protein MSYLNWMKMEDKEKLGAERRNIKIYDKHRKIIKERLIDEERRLLNEESYWSWFEKKTKEIKEKKLMAEEEERKIKEAEYIEKQNQAIKDFKFNQWLIQKQLEANTKMIEKMIENEKKNEINKLKKAQAEKVWKVWLEKKDKLMKEEKLKKNVEMQEKERERKQKQKLSEQKYKEWLKEASTRPKPVRSNLGLTSLKCNTLTYVNPVPWENILEEENNTFMTSEYDKTLTTLYKKQSNFYETDSNSTNKSYNLVEF; from the exons ATGTCTTATTTAAATTGGATGAAAATGGAGGATAAAGAAAAATTAGGGGctgaaagaagaaatataaaaatatatgataaacatagaaaaataataaaagagcgattaatagatgaagaaagacgTCTGTTAAACGAAGAAAGTTATTGGTCGTGGTTCGAAAAGAAAACtaaagagataaaagaaaaaaaattaatggcagaagaagaagaaagaaaaataaaagaagcagagtatattgaaaaacaaaatcaagCTATAAAAGATTTCAAATTTAACCAATGGTTAATCCAAAAACAATTGGAAGCAAATactaaaatgattgaaaagatGATTGAAAAcgagaagaaaaatgaaattaataaacttaaaaaggcACAAGCTGAAAAAGTGTGGAAAGTATGGCTTGAGAAAAAAGATAAGTTGATGAAAg aagaaaaactgaaaaagaatgtAGAAATGCAAGAAAAAGAACGAgagagaaaacaaaaacaaaaactgtcAGAACAGAAGTATAAAGAATGGTTAAAAGAAGCTTCAACTCGTCCAAAACCTGTACGAAGCAACCTTGGACTTACAA GTTTAAAATGCAATACCCTCACCTATGTTAATCCCGTTCCTtgggaaaatattttagaagaagaGAATAATACTTTTATGACAAGTGAATATGATAAAACATTgactactttatataaaaaacaaagtaacttTTATGAAACCGATTCAAATTCaactaataaatcttataatctagttgaattttga